A single Cryptomeria japonica unplaced genomic scaffold, Sugi_1.0 HiC_scaffold_59, whole genome shotgun sequence DNA region contains:
- the LOC131863294 gene encoding laccase-4-like, with amino-acid sequence MTETSPHGPFKSESAKRKYCTILAMQTFYGRLVLPLLALWFTIQFVSAKHAVITRRYNFTIQMTNVTRLCTTKALLTVNGQYPGPPVVAREGDRVVIKVTNNVKNNISIHWHGIRQLRSGWADGPAYVTQCPIQTGQSYVYKFIVKRQRGTLWWHAHISWLRASIHGPIIIYPKKNASYPFPRPHQEVPIVFGEWWNADTETVINQAMQSGAQANVSDAYTINGLPGLMYNCSTNDTFRLKVNPGKTYLLRIVNAALNSDLFFAIANHTLTVVEADAVYVKPFQTNVILITPGQTTNVLLTAMSQPPNATFLMLAGPFATGTAAFDNSTSAGILEYVTSNATAVNSSSSSLPMMKPTLPAPNDTSFAANFSQKMRSLGNPKFPAAAVPQKMDKQFLFTVGLGLNPCPQGQTCQGPNGTKFAASINNISFILPTTALLQAYYFNQSNGVYNTTFPDNPPFPFNYTGTPPNNTQTLNDTRVEVLPFNTSVQLVLQDTSIATFESHPLHLHGFNFFIVGQGMGNYNASTDPSNFNLVDPPERNTVGVPSGGWVALRFLADNPGVWFMHCHLELHTSWGLKMAWVVLNGNGGRSQSLLPPPKDLPPC; translated from the exons AGGAAGTATTGTACGATTCTAGCAATGCAGACATTTTATGGCCGCCTCGTGCTGCCACTTTTGGCATTGTGGTTCACTATTCAATTTGTTTCAGCGAAACATGCTGTGATCACACGGCGCTACAATTTCACT ATCCAAATGACGAATGTGACTCGTCTTTGCACCACGAAAGCTCTCTTGACTGTCAACGGGCAATATCCGGGGCCTCCAGTAGTTGCTCGAGAAGGAGATCGCGTGGTTATCAAAGTAACAAATAATGTTAAAAACAATATTAGCATACATTG GCATGGAATTCGGCAGCTTAGATCTGGATGGGCGGATGGTCCTGCTTATGTCACTCAGTGTCCAATTCAAACCGGGCAAAGTTATGTGTACAAGTTTATTGTCAAAAGGCAGAGAGGAACACTGTGGTGGCATGCCCACATCTCATGGTTGCGAGCAAGCATACATGGGCCCATTATCATCTATCCCAAGAAGAATGCTTCTTACCCATTCCCTCGCCCACACCAGGAAGTGCCTATTGTTTTCG GGGAGTGGTGGAATGCAGACACTGAGACTGTTATCAATCAAGCAATGCAAAGTGGTGCGCAAGCTAATGTGTCAGATGCATATACCATCAACGGGCTCCCTGGACTTATGTATAACTGCTCTACCAACG ATACATTCAGGCTCAAAGTGAACCCTGGGAAAACTTACCTACTGCGTATAGTTAATGCTGCACTCAATAGTGACCTGTTTTTCGCAATAGCCAACCACACATTGACTGTGGTAGAAGCGGATGCTGTGTATGTCAAGCCTTTTCAAACCAATGTTATTCTCATCACTCCCGGTCAGACTACCAACGTCCTCTTGACAGCTATGTCTCAGCCACCCAATGCCACATTCCTCATGTTAGCAGGCCCATTCGCTACGGGAACAGCAGCTTTTGATAACTCAACCAGTGCTGGAATTTTAGAGTATGTAACTTCCAATGCGACAGCAGTTAATTCATCCTCATCCTCTCTTCCTATGATGAAACCGACGCTTCCAGCCCCCAACGATACCTCCTTTGCCGCCAATTTTAGCCAAAAGATGAGAAGCTTGGGCAATCCGAAATTTCCTGCAGCAGCTGTCCCTCAGAAGATGGATAAACAGTTCCTATTCACAGTCGGGTTGGGGCTAAATCCGTGTCCCCAAGGACAGACATGTCAAGGCCCCAACGGTACCAAATTTGCAGCCTCCATTAACAACATATCCTTCATTCTTCCCACCACCGCTCTTCTTCAAGCATACTACTTTAATCAGTCCAATGGAGTTTACAATACCACTTTCCCTGACAATCCGCCATTTCCTTTCAACTACACCGGCACGCCGCCTAACAACACACAGACCCTCAACGACACCAGAGTCGAAGTGCTTCCCTTTAACACTAGCGTACAGCTAGTTCTGCAGGACACCAGCATTGCGACCTTCGAGAGCCATCCTCTGCATCTGCACGGCTTCAACTTCTTCATAGTGGGTCAGGGTATGGGAAACTACAATGCAAGCACTGACCCATCTAACTTTAATCTGGTGGATCCTCCGGAGAGAAACACAGTTGGAGTTCCCAGTGGAGGTTGGGTGGCTCTCAGATTCCTAGCTGATAATCCAG GAGTGTGGTTCATGCATTGTCATCTCGAGCTGCATACCAGCTGGGGATTGAAGATGGCGTGGGTTGTTTTAAATGGAAATGGTGGCAGATCTCAATCTCTTCTTCCTCCTCCCAAAGATCTTCCCCCCTGTTGA